One window of Candidatus Tectomicrobia bacterium genomic DNA carries:
- a CDS encoding ABC transporter permease, which produces MQGFVRRFLRNRAAAAGGLWVLGLILIGLLAPWLAVGDPLRVGGDAFAPPGRDYWFGTDNQGRDIWSGILHGTRVSLTVGFLAAVTSSSIGITVGAAAGFYGGRADAFLMRMTELFQIMPRFFLALIIISLFGAGLGKVIFVIGVLSWPPTARLIRAEFLSLKQREFIEAARATGMGDLGLCFQQILPNALAPAVVAGSLDVAQAILLEASLSFFGLGDPNLISWGSMLYGAQGYLHQGWWLSVFPGTAIFLTVLAFNLMGDGINEALNPRLRERAG; this is translated from the coding sequence GTGCAGGGCTTCGTCCGGAGGTTCCTCCGCAACCGCGCCGCGGCCGCGGGGGGCCTATGGGTGCTGGGGCTGATTTTGATCGGGCTCCTCGCTCCCTGGCTGGCCGTGGGAGACCCCCTGCGGGTGGGAGGGGACGCCTTCGCCCCGCCCGGGCGGGACTACTGGTTCGGGACGGACAACCAGGGGCGCGACATCTGGAGTGGAATCCTGCATGGGACGCGCGTCTCCCTGACGGTCGGTTTCCTGGCCGCGGTCACTTCGAGTTCCATCGGCATCACCGTAGGCGCGGCGGCGGGCTTCTACGGCGGGCGGGCGGACGCCTTCCTGATGCGCATGACCGAACTGTTCCAGATCATGCCCCGCTTCTTCCTCGCCCTCATCATCATCTCCCTCTTCGGCGCGGGCCTGGGGAAAGTCATCTTCGTCATCGGGGTGCTGAGCTGGCCCCCGACGGCCCGGCTCATCCGGGCGGAGTTCCTCTCCCTCAAGCAGCGTGAGTTCATCGAGGCGGCGCGGGCCACCGGCATGGGGGACTTGGGATTGTGCTTCCAGCAGATCCTCCCCAACGCCCTGGCCCCCGCCGTGGTGGCCGGATCGCTCGACGTCGCCCAGGCCATCCTCCTCGAGGCGTCCTTGAGCTTCTTCGGCCTCGGGGATCCGAACCTCATCAGCTGGGGCTCCATGCTGTACGGGGCGCAGGGTTATCTTCATCAGGGATGGTGGCTGTCCGTCTTTCCCGGCACGGCCATCTTCCTGACCGTCCTCGCTTTCAACCTGATGGGGGACGGAATCAATGAGGCGCTGAACCCTCGTCTGCGGGAGCGCGCGGGATAG
- a CDS encoding M28 family peptidase — protein MSTSIDQILTEIAGRIRTGPGLWRAFHEICDLGPRFCGTPSEAAAADFLERRLREASLEDVRYWEFGYTGWQCLRCELSHPAAPPGRAFRPLPLVHSAPTPPGGVELEIVDLGRGDDEGYRRAGGSVRGRAVLADAEYSFSVTSLHRRRKFLPAVERGAAAFILVNSRPGCFPVTGSTTPAGSPIPAIGVSREDGMLLRRLGGKVHLDVQVETSPARAANLVASLPGRGGGRKVILSAHYDGHNCGESALDNATGCAAALELARLLVPHRGRFANDLEVHFYTVEEWGLQGSRAYVGGLREEEIARIALNLNLDVVAGSSKLTFLCNGFSDLADWAREALRDEPARCEVSDWVANNSDHANYVARGVPAVRLLAGLNEKDSNCGFHLSPADTADKVGREDLTAATGAAARVLLKALASEAPLARARTREEAGRLMAHYGFVPPPAD, from the coding sequence GTGTCCACCTCGATTGATCAGATCCTGACGGAAATCGCCGGCCGGATCCGGACGGGCCCTGGCCTGTGGCGCGCCTTCCATGAGATTTGCGATTTGGGCCCCCGCTTCTGCGGCACGCCCTCCGAGGCCGCGGCGGCGGATTTCCTGGAGCGGCGCCTCCGGGAGGCGAGCCTCGAGGATGTCCGGTATTGGGAATTCGGCTATACCGGCTGGCAGTGCCTCCGGTGCGAGCTCTCGCATCCGGCGGCTCCGCCGGGACGGGCCTTCCGGCCCCTGCCGCTGGTCCACAGCGCCCCCACCCCACCCGGCGGGGTGGAGCTCGAGATCGTGGACCTGGGACGGGGGGACGACGAGGGCTACCGCCGCGCGGGGGGCTCGGTGCGCGGGCGGGCCGTGCTGGCGGACGCCGAGTACTCTTTTTCGGTGACCTCCCTTCACCGCAGGCGCAAGTTCCTCCCCGCCGTGGAGCGAGGGGCGGCGGCCTTCATCCTCGTCAATTCGCGCCCGGGTTGCTTCCCGGTGACGGGCTCCACCACCCCCGCGGGCTCGCCCATCCCGGCGATTGGCGTGTCGCGGGAGGACGGCATGCTCCTGCGCCGCCTCGGAGGCAAGGTTCATCTTGACGTCCAAGTGGAGACGTCCCCCGCCCGGGCGGCCAACCTCGTCGCCTCGCTCCCGGGCCGGGGCGGGGGACGGAAGGTCATCCTCAGCGCCCACTACGACGGCCACAACTGCGGGGAGTCGGCCCTCGACAACGCGACGGGCTGCGCCGCCGCGCTCGAGCTCGCCCGGCTCCTCGTCCCCCATCGGGGCCGCTTCGCCAACGATCTGGAGGTTCACTTCTACACCGTGGAGGAATGGGGGCTCCAGGGCTCGCGGGCGTACGTGGGCGGCCTTCGGGAGGAGGAGATTGCCCGCATCGCGCTCAACCTCAACCTGGACGTGGTGGCGGGGAGCTCGAAGCTCACCTTCCTGTGCAACGGCTTCTCCGACCTGGCCGACTGGGCGCGCGAGGCGCTGCGGGACGAGCCGGCGCGATGCGAGGTGAGCGATTGGGTGGCGAACAACTCCGACCATGCGAACTACGTGGCGAGGGGCGTCCCCGCCGTGCGCCTCCTAGCGGGGTTGAACGAGAAGGACTCGAACTGCGGCTTCCACCTCTCCCCGGCGGATACGGCCGACAAGGTGGGCCGGGAGGATTTGACGGCGGCGACGGGCGCCGCGGCGCGGGTGCTGCTCAAGGCCCTGGCGAGCGAGGCTCCCCTGGCCCGCGCCCGCACCCGGGAAGAGGCCGGGCGCCTGATGGCGCACTACGGGTTCGTGCCCCCGCCGGCGGATTAG
- a CDS encoding ABC transporter substrate-binding protein yields the protein MFPLLTAFFAALAILLTPPAGHAAKKGGTLKIGIEGEAPDLDMIGPNFIRKIYRETIGNGLVKLDENFNIVGDAAKSWEVSGDGRVITFKLHPGGTYHDGTPLDAESVKWNLDIINGKAFPKWVQERRKKEPKYKYRNHWISYLFHIEKVVVVDKYTLRVHQKDVGKAQTLDAMASAFDRFVLVSPKAYDDVEQFRRKPVMSGPFKFVEWKRNQHFFAERHKGYFDKDLPHVDRLEFYYMPDANQRMNALAAGQIDIINNLPLPLYETAKKTTGVAVHSGPATTNYAFPFNVQMDPWKDVRVRKAISCFGVDRAQIVNTALRGLGKPWVGYTPAGAKDALDLNAECPYDPERSRKLLAEAGYGPGKPLKFAMVTNNSDPAHLEVAQSLKSQFAKIGADMDIQIVDYATWNRAFVVQRRTQITLQNTLSGRSVNTQSHTIHTKSGIDYYNLKDPKVDELLDAWRSTIDPRKQLEISHRIQRYMVEQAYYPNLASFPFIQAARSDVKGFKNLGKLILDYSGVWLDR from the coding sequence ATGTTTCCTCTGCTGACTGCATTTTTCGCCGCACTGGCCATCCTGCTCACCCCTCCGGCGGGCCATGCCGCGAAAAAGGGCGGCACCCTCAAGATCGGCATCGAAGGCGAGGCTCCCGACCTGGACATGATCGGGCCCAACTTCATCCGCAAGATCTACCGCGAGACGATCGGAAACGGGCTCGTGAAGCTGGATGAGAACTTCAACATCGTGGGCGACGCGGCGAAGAGCTGGGAGGTCTCCGGGGACGGCCGCGTCATCACCTTCAAGCTACACCCCGGCGGGACCTACCACGACGGCACCCCCTTGGATGCAGAGTCGGTCAAGTGGAACCTCGACATCATCAACGGCAAGGCCTTCCCAAAGTGGGTCCAGGAGCGCCGGAAGAAGGAGCCGAAGTACAAGTACCGCAACCACTGGATCAGCTACCTTTTCCACATTGAAAAGGTGGTGGTGGTGGACAAGTACACCCTCCGGGTCCATCAGAAGGACGTCGGAAAGGCCCAGACGCTCGACGCCATGGCCAGCGCCTTCGACCGCTTCGTCCTCGTCTCCCCAAAGGCCTACGACGACGTCGAGCAGTTCCGACGGAAGCCGGTCATGAGCGGCCCCTTCAAGTTCGTCGAGTGGAAGCGCAACCAGCACTTCTTCGCGGAGCGCCACAAGGGCTACTTCGACAAGGATCTCCCGCACGTCGACCGGCTCGAGTTCTACTACATGCCGGACGCGAACCAGCGGATGAATGCCCTCGCCGCCGGCCAGATCGACATCATCAACAATCTCCCCCTTCCGCTCTACGAGACGGCGAAGAAGACGACGGGAGTGGCCGTGCATTCCGGCCCCGCCACCACCAACTACGCCTTCCCCTTCAACGTTCAGATGGACCCCTGGAAGGACGTCCGCGTCCGCAAGGCCATCTCCTGCTTCGGCGTGGACCGCGCCCAGATCGTCAATACCGCCCTGCGCGGCCTCGGCAAGCCGTGGGTAGGCTACACACCCGCAGGCGCCAAAGACGCGCTCGACCTGAACGCCGAGTGCCCCTACGACCCGGAGCGGTCCAGGAAGCTCCTGGCCGAAGCGGGCTACGGGCCGGGCAAACCGCTGAAGTTCGCCATGGTCACGAACAACTCCGATCCGGCCCACCTCGAGGTGGCCCAGTCGCTCAAGTCCCAGTTCGCCAAGATCGGCGCCGACATGGACATCCAGATCGTGGACTACGCCACCTGGAACCGCGCTTTCGTGGTGCAGCGCAGAACCCAAATCACGCTTCAGAACACCCTTTCGGGCCGCAGCGTCAACACCCAGTCCCACACCATCCATACGAAGTCGGGGATCGACTACTACAACCTTAAGGACCCGAAGGTGGACGAGCTGCTCGATGCCTGGCGGTCCACCATCGACCCGAGGAAGCAGCTCGAGATCAGCCATCGGATTCAGCGCTACATGGTGGAGCAGGCCTACTACCCCAATCTCGCCAGCTTCCCGTTCATCCAGGCTGCCCGCTCGGACGTGAAGGGCTTCAAGAATCTGGGCAAGCTGATCCTTGATTACAGCGGAGTCTGGCTGGACCGCTAG
- a CDS encoding aminopeptidase P family protein yields MSDGKRPIIANVDRLNQLMDRDGYDALVLRSGKNFTYLAGLSYPGTLGRHLDFPDSPRGVLVVWPRRGEPVMVLNPTAAPLAERDSWLSRIEIYGSYAESPFAKAAGILKEMGAADGKIGFEKTYISAADWEEIPKLLPRAALSDCTAMMDEVRWIKTPGEVTLIREAADILDEAYLEAFASLRPGETEREVHSRIVAGCIRRGAQWAHGMLNPLRNTVIYGGEGDFPFERGDIIRNDYVSYYLGYPGHQSRVAVLGPPSGEQKRIYKIVLDIYRAVIVRCRPGAKSSDLYAYASERFRDKGYKQRLNIVGHSVGAWWHQQEPHMVPGCHTPLESGMVVALEPHADFWHIQDMLLITEDEPELLTARIPTDEMLVAG; encoded by the coding sequence ATGTCTGACGGAAAGCGCCCGATCATCGCCAACGTCGATCGGCTGAACCAGCTCATGGATCGCGACGGCTATGACGCCCTCGTCCTCCGCTCCGGTAAGAACTTCACCTATCTCGCCGGTTTATCCTACCCCGGCACTCTCGGGAGGCACCTGGATTTCCCGGACTCCCCGAGGGGGGTGCTCGTCGTCTGGCCGCGGAGGGGGGAACCCGTGATGGTGCTGAACCCGACCGCCGCCCCGCTCGCGGAGCGCGACTCCTGGCTCTCCCGCATCGAGATCTACGGCTCCTACGCGGAGTCTCCCTTCGCCAAGGCGGCCGGGATCCTCAAGGAGATGGGCGCCGCGGACGGGAAGATAGGCTTCGAGAAGACCTACATCAGCGCGGCGGACTGGGAGGAGATCCCCAAGCTCCTGCCCCGCGCCGCGCTCTCCGACTGCACGGCGATGATGGACGAGGTCCGGTGGATCAAGACGCCGGGCGAGGTCACCCTCATCCGGGAGGCCGCGGACATCCTGGACGAAGCCTACCTCGAGGCCTTCGCCTCCCTCCGCCCGGGAGAAACCGAGCGCGAGGTCCACAGCCGCATCGTGGCGGGCTGCATCCGGCGCGGGGCCCAGTGGGCCCATGGGATGCTGAACCCCCTCCGGAACACCGTCATCTACGGGGGCGAGGGCGATTTCCCGTTCGAGAGGGGAGACATCATCCGCAATGACTACGTCTCCTACTACCTGGGCTACCCGGGCCATCAGTCGCGCGTCGCCGTCCTGGGCCCGCCGTCCGGCGAGCAAAAGCGCATCTACAAGATTGTCCTGGATATCTACCGGGCGGTAATCGTCCGGTGCCGGCCGGGAGCGAAATCGAGCGACCTGTATGCGTATGCATCAGAGCGGTTCCGGGACAAGGGCTACAAGCAGCGCCTCAACATCGTGGGCCACAGCGTCGGGGCATGGTGGCATCAGCAGGAGCCGCATATGGTTCCGGGCTGCCACACGCCCCTCGAATCGGGGATGGTCGTCGCCCTCGAGCCCCACGCCGACTTCTGGCACATCCAGGACATGCTGCTCATCACCGAGGACGAGCCGGAGCTCCTCACGGCCCGCATCCCGACCGACGAGATGCTCGTGGCGGGGTAG
- a CDS encoding ABC transporter permease has translation MDRASATLPQFILRRALHAVPLLFAVVVVNFTIIHLAPGDPINVLVGDFPAPPEYVARLKVDFGLDRPLWEQLFIYMGRLFRGDLGFSFANRQPVLGLILERLPATLLLSGTALVLAAILGVALGVLASRRPYSWLDNLTSVISLAGFSMPVFWLGQLLILGFALELRWLPAQGMVSLRAEPGGWGRALSVAVHLILPALALGARFLALNSRIARASMLEVLRREYIVTARAKGVSERRIVYLHALRNSLIPIVTAIGFNFGFLLAGSALVETVFAWPGIGRLLYDSITSRDYPVIMGIFLVVCAGIVVVNLLTDIAYAYLDPRVRL, from the coding sequence ATGGATAGAGCCTCGGCCACGCTTCCCCAGTTCATCCTCCGGCGTGCGCTCCACGCCGTCCCCTTGCTGTTCGCGGTCGTGGTGGTGAACTTCACCATCATCCACCTCGCCCCCGGCGACCCGATCAACGTCCTGGTGGGGGACTTTCCCGCCCCGCCGGAGTACGTCGCCCGCCTCAAGGTCGACTTCGGGCTCGACCGCCCCCTCTGGGAACAGCTCTTCATCTATATGGGCCGCCTCTTCCGGGGCGACCTCGGCTTCTCGTTCGCCAACCGCCAGCCGGTGCTGGGGCTGATTTTGGAGCGCCTGCCCGCCACCCTCCTCCTGTCGGGCACGGCGCTCGTCCTCGCGGCCATCCTGGGGGTCGCCCTGGGAGTCCTCGCCTCGCGGCGGCCGTATTCCTGGCTCGACAACCTCACCAGTGTGATTTCGCTGGCCGGTTTCTCCATGCCGGTCTTCTGGCTGGGGCAGCTCCTCATCCTCGGCTTCGCCCTGGAGCTGCGCTGGCTCCCGGCCCAGGGAATGGTCTCCCTGCGGGCGGAACCGGGCGGATGGGGCCGGGCGCTGAGCGTCGCGGTCCACCTGATTCTCCCGGCCCTCGCCCTCGGCGCGCGGTTCCTGGCCCTGAACAGCCGCATCGCGCGGGCCAGCATGCTCGAGGTCCTCCGGCGCGAGTACATCGTCACCGCCCGCGCCAAGGGCGTCTCGGAGAGGCGGATCGTCTACCTCCACGCCCTCCGGAACAGCCTGATCCCCATCGTCACCGCCATCGGCTTCAACTTCGGTTTCCTGCTGGCGGGTTCAGCGCTGGTCGAGACTGTCTTCGCGTGGCCGGGCATCGGGCGGCTCCTCTACGACTCGATCACCTCGCGGGACTATCCCGTGATCATGGGCATCTTCCTGGTCGTTTGCGCGGGCATCGTCGTCGTCAATCTATTGACCGACATCGCCTACGCTTATCTGGATCCTCGCGTGAGGCTCTGA
- a CDS encoding threonine synthase: MSLFILRCIDCTQEFPADTPRWRCECGAPLDVDVKGIFPREGLSRRRAGLWRYREALPIEDDRSIVSLDEGMTPLVALPFAGREVLCKLDFLFPTGSFKDRGATLLISKVREWGVREVLGDSSGNAAAAIAAYTGRAGIACDMYVPEDTSPAKCAQIAAYGARLVKIPGPRQATTDAAMRAAESRFYASHFWNCWFNHGTKTWAFEVWEQLGGRAPDTVVVPAGHGSMLIGAHKGFGELFAAGYIDRMPRIYAAQAARCAPLREIWRGDLKAIPAIEARPTLAEGISITRPVRWRQMAAAVRETGGEVLVVEDEALPPVLRHFARRGVLMEPTSAVPFAGLEILVKEKKIGAGETVAIPVTGHGLKAADKLEKLVVKEG; encoded by the coding sequence ATGTCCTTGTTCATCCTCCGCTGCATCGATTGCACCCAAGAATTCCCCGCGGACACGCCTCGCTGGCGGTGCGAGTGCGGCGCGCCCCTCGACGTGGACGTGAAGGGGATCTTCCCCCGCGAAGGGCTGAGCCGCCGGAGGGCCGGCCTCTGGCGGTACCGCGAAGCGCTCCCCATCGAGGATGACCGGAGCATCGTCAGCCTGGATGAGGGGATGACGCCCCTGGTGGCCCTCCCCTTCGCCGGGCGCGAGGTGCTCTGCAAGCTCGACTTTCTTTTTCCAACCGGCTCTTTTAAGGACCGTGGGGCGACGCTGCTGATCAGCAAGGTGCGCGAGTGGGGCGTCCGGGAGGTCCTGGGGGATTCCTCGGGCAACGCGGCCGCCGCCATCGCCGCCTACACGGGACGCGCGGGGATCGCCTGCGACATGTACGTCCCCGAGGATACCTCCCCCGCCAAGTGCGCCCAGATCGCGGCCTACGGGGCTAGGCTGGTCAAGATTCCCGGCCCCCGCCAAGCGACCACGGACGCGGCCATGCGGGCCGCGGAGTCCCGCTTCTACGCCAGCCATTTCTGGAACTGCTGGTTCAACCACGGGACCAAGACCTGGGCCTTCGAGGTGTGGGAGCAGCTCGGGGGGCGGGCGCCGGACACCGTGGTCGTCCCCGCCGGGCACGGCTCCATGCTCATCGGCGCGCACAAGGGCTTCGGTGAGCTCTTCGCCGCCGGCTACATCGACCGGATGCCCCGCATCTATGCGGCCCAGGCCGCGCGGTGCGCCCCCCTGCGCGAGATATGGCGCGGGGACCTGAAGGCCATCCCGGCGATCGAGGCCCGGCCCACCCTGGCGGAGGGGATCAGCATCACCAGGCCCGTCCGCTGGAGGCAGATGGCGGCGGCGGTGCGCGAGACGGGGGGCGAGGTGCTGGTGGTGGAGGACGAGGCGCTCCCGCCCGTCCTCCGGCACTTCGCCCGCCGAGGCGTGCTGATGGAGCCGACGAGCGCGGTGCCCTTCGCCGGGCTCGAGATCCTGGTGAAAGAGAAGAAGATCGGCGCCGGAGAGACGGTGGCCATCCCCGTCACCGGACACGGCCTCAAGGCGGCGGACAAGCTGGAGAAGCTGGTGGTGAAGGAAGGCTAG
- a CDS encoding maleate cis-trans isomerase — protein sequence MYGWRGRIGLLVPSGNNTNEPDFFRMAPSGVAVHASRVYWGEKLESSVEVLHEALKHLEAAVVPLAHARVGVMVYGCTSGSFVEGVGHDVEIIRRIEKLAGVPALTTTTACLEAMQVLGFERMAVATPYPDVVNERLRAFFEGNGIEVVSLETFDQPSVWAHADNSPESIYRLARKAYTGKANGLFISCTQMRAIDVAGQLERDLGVPVVTANQASFWAALRRIGLRDRVQGFGRLFEVEELPDGSAARWRKNAKAPAGA from the coding sequence ATGTACGGATGGCGCGGGCGCATCGGCCTCTTGGTGCCCTCGGGGAACAACACCAACGAGCCCGATTTCTTCCGGATGGCCCCCAGCGGCGTCGCGGTCCACGCGAGCCGCGTCTATTGGGGAGAGAAGCTCGAATCCTCGGTGGAGGTGCTCCACGAAGCGCTGAAGCACCTGGAGGCGGCCGTCGTGCCCCTCGCCCACGCGCGGGTGGGCGTCATGGTCTACGGGTGCACGAGCGGGAGCTTCGTCGAGGGGGTGGGGCACGACGTGGAGATCATCCGCCGCATCGAGAAGCTGGCGGGGGTCCCCGCGCTGACCACCACGACCGCCTGCCTCGAAGCGATGCAGGTGCTGGGATTCGAGCGGATGGCGGTGGCCACCCCCTACCCGGACGTGGTGAACGAGCGCCTGCGCGCCTTCTTCGAGGGGAACGGCATCGAGGTCGTCTCGCTGGAGACCTTCGACCAGCCGAGCGTGTGGGCCCACGCCGACAACTCGCCGGAGTCCATCTACCGGCTGGCCCGCAAGGCCTATACCGGGAAGGCGAACGGGCTGTTCATCTCCTGCACCCAGATGCGCGCCATCGACGTGGCCGGCCAGCTCGAGCGCGACCTGGGGGTCCCGGTCGTGACCGCGAACCAGGCTTCCTTCTGGGCGGCCCTGCGGCGCATCGGCCTGAGGGACCGCGTCCAGGGCTTCGGCCGGCTGTTCGAGGTCGAGGAGCTGCCGGACGGCTCGGCGGCGCGGTGGCGCAAGAACGCGAAAGCCCCCGCGGGGGCCTGA
- a CDS encoding MmgE/PrpD family protein has product MSPFTLQLAERVASLRLEGVPRPVLTHARLCVLDALGCALRGSREPAARLVRALAEREGGSPAASVWGCPLRTGSLQASLLNAVSAHALDFDDTHQGVPVHATAAVLPAAFAAAELARGTIGDLLTGYVAGAETAIRAGLALGRSHVAGGWHPTGTVGTLGAAAGAARVLGLPPEKAAQALGLAATQAAGFMKAVTGTMAKPLNAGKAAMNGLMAALLAQGGFTGPADILAAGSDFATAFSEGYDPARLPFGGAHGWEVSNIAIKLFACCSLAQAALEAGRAIRREHRLDKNLISEAELRANPRQMEVAGIPRPRTGSESKFSLAYCAAVGLGGGTGGPGDFEDESLLSPAVMALMERMSVRSDPALSEVSARIRVRTAGGETLEKFVEVARGNSGNPASAEEVQEKFRSLAEPVAGEAAERIITLVLEDDSLRFPVKVLAEALAAPTRG; this is encoded by the coding sequence GTGAGCCCTTTCACCCTCCAGCTGGCCGAACGGGTGGCCTCCCTCCGGCTGGAAGGCGTGCCGCGCCCCGTCCTCACCCATGCCCGGCTGTGCGTCCTGGACGCCTTGGGGTGCGCCCTCCGAGGCAGCCGCGAGCCGGCCGCTCGCTTGGTCCGGGCGCTCGCGGAGCGGGAGGGCGGGAGCCCCGCCGCCTCCGTCTGGGGATGTCCGCTCAGGACTGGCAGCCTGCAAGCCTCCCTTCTCAACGCGGTCTCGGCACATGCCCTCGATTTCGACGACACCCACCAAGGCGTCCCCGTCCATGCGACCGCGGCCGTGCTGCCCGCGGCCTTCGCGGCGGCGGAGCTGGCCCGGGGGACAATCGGGGACCTGCTGACGGGATATGTGGCAGGGGCGGAAACCGCCATCCGCGCGGGGCTGGCGCTCGGGCGCTCCCACGTCGCCGGGGGCTGGCATCCGACCGGCACGGTGGGGACCCTGGGGGCCGCGGCCGGCGCCGCGCGCGTCCTGGGCCTGCCGCCCGAAAAGGCCGCCCAGGCGCTGGGGCTCGCCGCGACCCAGGCGGCTGGCTTCATGAAGGCGGTCACGGGCACGATGGCCAAGCCGCTCAACGCAGGAAAGGCCGCGATGAACGGCCTCATGGCCGCTCTCCTCGCCCAGGGCGGATTCACCGGCCCCGCCGACATCCTGGCGGCCGGCTCGGACTTCGCCACGGCCTTCAGTGAGGGCTACGACCCAGCCAGGCTTCCCTTCGGCGGAGCCCATGGCTGGGAAGTTTCGAACATCGCCATCAAGCTCTTCGCGTGCTGCTCCCTGGCACAGGCGGCGCTCGAGGCCGGGCGGGCCATCCGGCGAGAACACCGCCTGGACAAGAATCTCATCTCGGAAGCCGAACTCCGGGCGAACCCCCGGCAGATGGAGGTGGCGGGTATTCCCCGCCCCCGCACCGGCTCCGAGTCCAAGTTCAGCCTCGCCTACTGCGCGGCGGTGGGCCTGGGAGGCGGAACGGGCGGGCCCGGCGACTTCGAGGACGAGTCGCTTCTGTCGCCGGCGGTCATGGCGCTGATGGAGAGGATGAGTGTGCGGAGCGACCCGGCCCTCTCGGAAGTGTCGGCGCGAATCCGGGTGAGGACGGCGGGGGGGGAGACGCTCGAGAAATTCGTCGAGGTCGCCCGTGGAAATTCCGGCAACCCCGCGTCGGCGGAGGAAGTGCAGGAGAAATTTCGGTCCCTGGCGGAACCCGTGGCGGGCGAGGCGGCGGAGCGGATTATTACGCTGGTCCTAGAGGATGATTCCCTGCGGTTTCCCGTGAAAGTGCTGGCGGAGGCGCTGGCCGCACCCACGCGGGGATGA